In a single window of the Streptomyces brevispora genome:
- a CDS encoding N-acetyltransferase: MSWLPDDFVHPVLVPLPGSGHHLRPIREADTRLDYPAVMGSRERLWTIFGPAWGWPAATMTYEADQADLLRHEKEIAAHQSFNYALFDAAETALLGCVYIDPPERAGADGEISWWVVDELVGSKVEQALDELVPQWIATDWPFEQPRFLGREIFWSDWLALPEHPDA, encoded by the coding sequence ATGAGCTGGCTCCCCGATGACTTCGTCCATCCCGTCCTGGTACCGCTGCCGGGCAGTGGTCATCACCTGCGGCCGATCCGGGAGGCGGACACCCGGCTCGACTATCCGGCTGTGATGGGTTCGCGCGAGCGGCTGTGGACCATCTTCGGCCCAGCCTGGGGCTGGCCCGCGGCCACCATGACCTACGAGGCCGACCAGGCCGACCTGTTGCGGCACGAGAAGGAGATCGCCGCACACCAGTCTTTCAACTACGCGCTGTTCGACGCGGCGGAGACAGCTCTGCTCGGCTGCGTCTACATCGACCCACCGGAGAGGGCCGGCGCGGACGGCGAGATCTCCTGGTGGGTGGTGGACGAGCTGGTGGGCAGCAAGGTCGAGCAGGCCCTCGACGAGCTGGTGCCGCAGTGGATCGCCACCGACTGGCCGTTCGAGCAGCCGCGCTTCCTCGGTCGCGAGATCTTCTGGTCGGACTGGCTCGCCCTGCCGGAGCACCCCGACGCGTAA
- a CDS encoding IS5 family transposase, protein MLDRPSRLGGRRVLGACEEGLLNSFCWCRITEHQEALVSQSCVPMPVQSTAGTRECDCLAHRFGNAADNRLRERRYPSDMTDAEWVVVRPLLPVPGWMQGQGGQPEAYCHRAMLDAIGYLVDNGIKWRAMPADFPPWDRVYAFFRRWRDHDLVREFHDRLRGQVRERARRDARPTAGVIDSQSVKADAVVGAGSRGFDGGKLVNGRKRHVVVDTLGLLLGVMVTAADVGDRAAAYVLLEQVATAHHRLALVWADGGYTGSLIEHCLAAFALVLAIVKRSDNVKGFVVLPKRWIVERLFAHLMRSRRLVRDFERRIASAEAMIYWSMVALMTRRLARPHRGRG, encoded by the coding sequence GTGCTCGACCGGCCGTCCCGATTGGGTGGTCGTCGGGTGCTCGGCGCATGCGAGGAGGGCCTCCTGAACAGCTTTTGCTGGTGTCGAATCACCGAGCATCAGGAGGCCCTGGTGTCGCAGTCTTGCGTGCCGATGCCCGTGCAGTCCACCGCGGGTACTCGGGAGTGCGACTGTCTGGCTCACCGGTTCGGAAACGCTGCCGACAATCGCCTGCGAGAGCGTCGGTATCCGAGCGACATGACGGACGCGGAGTGGGTGGTGGTGCGGCCGCTGCTGCCGGTGCCGGGTTGGATGCAGGGCCAGGGCGGGCAGCCGGAAGCGTACTGCCACCGGGCGATGCTGGACGCGATCGGCTATCTCGTGGATAACGGCATCAAGTGGCGGGCGATGCCGGCCGACTTCCCGCCGTGGGACCGGGTCTATGCGTTCTTCCGCCGCTGGCGCGACCACGACCTGGTCCGGGAGTTCCATGACCGGCTGCGCGGGCAGGTCCGCGAGAGGGCAAGGCGCGATGCCCGGCCGACGGCTGGGGTGATTGATTCGCAGTCGGTCAAGGCGGACGCCGTGGTCGGCGCCGGCAGCCGTGGCTTCGACGGCGGCAAGCTGGTCAACGGACGCAAGCGGCACGTCGTGGTCGACACCCTCGGCCTGCTGCTGGGCGTGATGGTCACCGCTGCGGATGTGGGCGATCGCGCCGCCGCCTACGTCCTGCTGGAACAGGTGGCCACCGCCCACCACCGTCTGGCCCTGGTCTGGGCCGACGGCGGCTACACCGGCAGTCTGATCGAGCACTGCCTGGCCGCGTTCGCCCTGGTCCTGGCGATCGTCAAGCGCAGCGACAACGTGAAGGGGTTCGTGGTGCTGCCCAAGCGGTGGATCGTCGAGCGCCTTTTCGCGCACCTGATGCGAAGCCGCCGCCTGGTCCGCGACTTCGAGCGTCGTATCGCCAGTGCCGAGGCGATGATCTACTGGTCGATGGTCGCTCTCATGACCCGTCGCCTGGCCCGGCCACACCGGGGGCGAGGGTGA
- a CDS encoding IS110 family transposase, whose protein sequence is MHILITAPDDIRVKYTALRGKTQVDAISRLRPTGDGPRVALLTALKTLARRVQALTTEHDALTAALDTAATEHNPGLRAAFGVGPDTAAQLLVTAGGNPDRLRTEASFAALCGVAPVPASSGRTNRHRLSRGGDRRANAALYRIALVRMSSDARTREYVARQTAAGRTKKEIIRLLKRAIAREIFRYLTTPVTVPDVSDLRPARQAKNITLTTVAEHFGVWPAVISCIERGTRRDDDLASAYRDWLTTA, encoded by the coding sequence GTGCACATCCTCATCACTGCCCCGGACGACATCCGCGTCAAGTACACCGCCCTGCGCGGCAAGACACAGGTCGACGCCATCTCCCGGCTTCGTCCCACCGGCGACGGACCGCGCGTCGCCCTTCTGACCGCTCTGAAGACCCTCGCCCGCCGGGTCCAGGCCCTGACCACGGAACACGATGCCCTCACCGCCGCCCTGGACACCGCCGCCACCGAGCACAACCCCGGTCTTCGCGCCGCGTTCGGTGTCGGCCCCGACACCGCGGCCCAGCTCCTGGTGACCGCCGGAGGAAACCCCGACCGCCTGCGCACCGAGGCATCCTTCGCGGCGCTCTGCGGCGTCGCGCCCGTCCCCGCCTCCAGCGGCAGGACCAACCGCCACCGCCTCTCCCGAGGCGGAGACCGCAGGGCCAACGCCGCTCTCTACCGGATCGCTCTCGTCCGCATGTCCAGCGACGCCCGCACCCGGGAGTATGTCGCCCGACAGACCGCCGCCGGACGCACGAAGAAGGAGATCATCCGCCTGCTCAAGCGGGCGATCGCCCGGGAGATCTTCCGCTACCTCACCACACCCGTCACAGTCCCGGACGTCTCCGACCTCCGGCCCGCACGCCAGGCCAAGAACATCACCCTCACCACCGTAGCCGAGCACTTCGGCGTCTGGCCGGCAGTGATCTCCTGCATCGAACGCGGCACACGCCGCGACGACGACCTCGCCAGTGCCTACCGGGACTGGCTCACCACCGCTTAA
- a CDS encoding IS110 family transposase — protein MTTTTTSATGQDAVFGGVDSHADTIHVAVITDRGGHVADAEFPTTAAGYAAAIAFLNAHGTVTAVGVEGTSSYGLGFTRAARHAGLTVIEVNRPDKAERRRIGSPIPSTPTQQPAPRCPAGHRSSPRTTPSAAYAPSTTPPGPPSRPAPPP, from the coding sequence ATGACAACGACGACCACGTCCGCCACAGGACAGGATGCGGTGTTCGGCGGAGTGGACTCCCATGCGGACACGATTCACGTCGCTGTCATCACCGACCGGGGCGGCCACGTCGCCGACGCCGAGTTCCCGACCACGGCGGCCGGTTACGCTGCGGCAATCGCGTTCCTGAACGCCCACGGCACAGTGACCGCCGTCGGGGTCGAGGGAACCTCCTCCTACGGCCTCGGGTTCACCCGTGCCGCCCGCCACGCGGGCCTCACCGTGATCGAGGTCAACCGGCCGGACAAGGCCGAACGGCGCCGGATCGGCAGTCCGATCCCATCGACGCCTACTCAGCAGCCCGCGCCGCGCTGTCCGGCCGGGCATCGGTCATCCCCAAGGACGACACCGTCAGCGGCATACGCACCCTCCACAACGCCGCCCGGTCCGCCGTCAAGGCCCGCACCGCCACCCTGA
- a CDS encoding MFS transporter: MKMKVPGAIRMPRVFGLFYASFAISMIGDSFRLLAVNVWLFETTSGSIGARLLVVLLATLPGMLLGGISGVIADRYDKYTVLVVADLVRFAVGLGLAWCAVTENAAGALVLVAVGNGIAVFFSSSSFALLPRLVPADRLPRANGMMETGQWVMQIVGPSLAAVTLAFGGAGRAFLFDSATFAVSAVILWVLRRELTAAPATVNMGTDRDDVPEAADSEGAKDAKPWADFVDGIRIILQSQPIRSLLLASYGVAFLTACTNYGLIFLIARTLALGPSSLGYIYSLNGAFAVMAAVAVTALAKSTYLGRIMALSMLGLCVAQVVIGIAPNVYVLGVGVAISALSNAPYNVAVSSLYMSRIPTAYLGRVEGIDTMVDNFANVLGFIAASLAVLWWSPRGIFLVSALAVAPCVLIAFLRVAPASRGPEAPPHGDVEDIEVKA; this comes from the coding sequence ATGAAGATGAAAGTCCCCGGCGCGATACGGATGCCGCGCGTCTTCGGGCTGTTCTACGCGTCCTTCGCCATCTCGATGATCGGCGATTCATTCCGTCTTCTGGCTGTCAACGTCTGGTTGTTCGAAACCACCTCCGGTTCGATCGGTGCCCGGCTGCTCGTCGTACTGCTCGCCACACTGCCGGGCATGCTGCTCGGCGGGATCTCCGGTGTCATCGCCGACCGCTACGACAAGTACACCGTGCTCGTGGTGGCGGATCTCGTCCGCTTCGCCGTTGGCCTCGGCCTTGCCTGGTGCGCCGTCACGGAGAACGCAGCAGGGGCGCTCGTACTGGTCGCAGTAGGAAACGGCATCGCGGTATTCTTCTCCTCGTCCTCGTTCGCCCTCCTGCCCAGACTCGTGCCCGCAGACCGGCTGCCGCGTGCCAACGGCATGATGGAAACCGGCCAATGGGTAATGCAGATCGTCGGGCCATCGCTGGCCGCGGTGACACTCGCCTTCGGCGGCGCCGGCCGCGCCTTCCTCTTCGACAGTGCCACCTTCGCCGTCTCGGCAGTCATCCTGTGGGTCCTGCGACGAGAACTGACCGCAGCCCCGGCCACGGTCAATATGGGCACCGATAGGGACGACGTACCCGAGGCAGCCGACTCAGAAGGCGCCAAGGACGCGAAGCCCTGGGCGGACTTCGTCGACGGCATCCGGATCATCCTGCAAAGCCAGCCAATCCGCTCACTACTGCTCGCCTCGTACGGGGTGGCCTTCCTGACTGCTTGCACCAACTACGGGCTCATCTTCCTCATTGCCCGGACGTTGGCGTTGGGCCCATCCTCGCTCGGCTACATCTACTCCCTCAACGGCGCTTTCGCCGTGATGGCAGCCGTAGCGGTGACCGCCCTGGCAAAATCCACCTACCTCGGCAGGATCATGGCCCTGTCCATGCTGGGGCTATGTGTCGCCCAGGTGGTCATCGGCATCGCGCCGAACGTCTACGTGCTGGGTGTTGGCGTTGCGATCAGCGCCCTGTCCAACGCGCCATACAACGTCGCAGTCAGCTCGCTCTACATGAGCAGAATCCCGACCGCATACCTTGGGCGGGTTGAAGGCATCGACACGATGGTCGACAACTTTGCCAATGTACTCGGCTTCATCGCTGCCTCGTTGGCCGTCCTGTGGTGGAGTCCGCGAGGAATCTTCCTGGTATCAGCCCTGGCCGTGGCCCCATGCGTGCTCATTGCATTCCTCAGGGTGGCCCCAGCCAGTCGGGGCCCGGAAGCGCCGCCACACGGCGACGTCGAGGACATCGAAGTGAAGGCATAG
- a CDS encoding IS3 family transposase, whose translation MRQSMGHVGSCYDNAAAESWFAILKAEIGTTVWETREAARADVFRYVEVEYNRSRLRRHPDYGYVTPLETRSLLRQDLAPAA comes from the coding sequence ATGCGGCAGTCGATGGGGCATGTCGGCTCTTGTTACGATAATGCCGCCGCGGAAAGCTGGTTCGCCATCCTGAAAGCGGAGATCGGGACGACCGTGTGGGAGACCCGCGAGGCTGCCCGGGCCGACGTTTTCCGCTACGTCGAGGTCGAGTACAACCGCAGCCGGCTCCGTCGGCACCCTGACTATGGGTACGTCACCCCGCTCGAAACGAGATCCCTGCTCAGGCAGGACCTCGCCCCGGCAGCGTAA
- a CDS encoding TniB family NTP-binding protein, with protein MTTWQGWQHFATTPPLTPPQQGDTPRSTEERLAYHSAFVTVRTPAINTLATQVRTLMLLGRHQQTTARPSLIVTGPAAAGKTTALLEVGRTCHLAHTRKHPAPPGRTHQQIPVAYLLVPPGATAKTLATEFARYLGIPVTTRMTQTQITEAVCHTYTAAGVRLVLIDEIHRLNPRTTTGAEAADLLKDLTERIRATFVYTGIDVASTTLFAGVRGAQLAGRASLITCGPLPARHGNTRPFTDLITDMENALDLTQHTPGALPRHAAYLHQRTAGRIGSLSRLIRQAAITAICDGTERITKKTLDAMQLDHLAEEASRPRTRQPARTA; from the coding sequence ATCACCACCTGGCAGGGCTGGCAGCACTTCGCCACCACCCCACCCCTCACCCCGCCACAGCAAGGCGACACCCCACGCAGCACGGAAGAACGCCTCGCCTACCACTCCGCGTTCGTCACCGTCCGCACCCCCGCCATCAACACCCTCGCCACCCAGGTCCGCACCCTCATGCTCCTCGGCCGCCACCAGCAGACCACCGCCCGGCCCTCACTGATCGTCACCGGCCCCGCCGCGGCCGGGAAAACGACCGCCCTCCTCGAAGTCGGACGCACCTGCCACCTCGCCCACACCCGCAAACACCCCGCCCCGCCCGGACGCACCCACCAGCAGATACCGGTCGCGTACCTGCTGGTGCCGCCCGGCGCCACCGCGAAAACCCTGGCCACCGAATTCGCCCGCTATCTCGGCATCCCCGTCACCACCCGCATGACCCAGACCCAGATCACCGAGGCCGTCTGCCACACCTACACCGCCGCCGGCGTCCGCCTGGTCCTCATCGACGAGATCCACCGCCTCAACCCGCGCACGACCACCGGCGCGGAAGCCGCCGACCTGCTCAAAGACCTGACCGAACGCATCCGAGCGACCTTCGTCTACACCGGCATCGACGTCGCCTCAACCACGCTGTTCGCCGGAGTACGCGGCGCCCAACTCGCTGGCCGCGCCAGCCTCATCACCTGCGGCCCCCTCCCTGCCCGCCACGGAAACACCCGCCCCTTCACCGACCTCATCACCGACATGGAGAACGCCCTCGACCTCACCCAGCACACACCCGGCGCACTCCCCCGCCACGCCGCCTACCTCCACCAGCGCACCGCCGGCCGCATCGGCAGCCTCTCCCGCCTCATCCGCCAAGCCGCCATCACCGCCATCTGCGACGGCACCGAACGCATCACCAAGAAAACCCTCGACGCCATGCAACTCGACCACCTCGCCGAAGAAGCCAGCCGCCCCCGCACCCGCCAACCAGCCAGAACGGCATGA
- a CDS encoding Mu transposase C-terminal domain-containing protein: MSVRRGGRTVLQVGAHVRFRDRTWQVIAVAGQQVHLAGETGEDETVVAGHLFADPSFTIVGAEMPQAVTQWGLFETAPEDARRKALAWQRHIREVETGLPGGTDSDEMPRAEYDPDRFTLAQREEAKAAELTAIGFGPVSRTTVQRMRLAYRKQGLWGLVDHRTTRRPVPTGRTDERVIAAIEEALRRQRGRSKGTVKGLMPLVTQILTDRHGRGTVPAPSQATFYRLVHQLADPSEHPHRPARTLPSPAGRRAFTPTVALRPGEQVQVDTTRLDVLAVFDDGTTGRPELTIAIDVATRAILAAVLRPAGTKAVDAALLLAEMAVPHPARPTWPDALRLAHTQLPQLQRLMDLDERLQGAAARPVVVPETIVVDRGKIYLSTAFSAACETLGISVQPTPPHAPAAKGIVERTFGTINALLCQHLPGYTGSNVTRRGPDAEHEACFSVAQLQDLLDEWLIHYHHRPHEGLRHPTLPKKALTPNQMWAALIAVTGYVPLPLSGSDYLELLPVRWQAITERGIRIDHRTYDHDVLAPYRGQPSPVTARGGKWEVHTNPHDARQVWIRLPDGHLTEIPWIHRDHIHQPFNSATWQHIKTITTRHSDRDTHEADLADALDQLMRRAHTGTATPGEQRLITRAAPLKTPPPAAGTRPPHDPAPQADAWDDDSIDDLDDQPDEPEQADSEDELGPGDTSDVPVPYTGLGLYDPAQEALNW; encoded by the coding sequence GTGAGCGTGCGGCGTGGCGGCCGGACGGTGCTGCAGGTCGGAGCGCACGTCCGCTTCCGTGACCGCACCTGGCAGGTCATCGCGGTGGCGGGGCAGCAGGTCCACCTCGCCGGTGAAACAGGCGAAGACGAGACGGTCGTGGCCGGACACCTGTTCGCCGACCCGTCCTTCACCATCGTGGGCGCCGAGATGCCCCAGGCCGTAACGCAGTGGGGTCTGTTCGAAACCGCGCCCGAGGACGCGCGGCGCAAGGCACTGGCCTGGCAGCGGCACATCCGCGAAGTGGAGACCGGCCTGCCTGGCGGGACGGACAGCGACGAGATGCCCCGGGCCGAGTACGACCCCGACCGGTTCACCCTCGCACAGCGCGAGGAGGCCAAGGCCGCGGAGCTGACCGCGATCGGCTTCGGCCCTGTCTCCCGGACCACGGTGCAGCGCATGCGCCTGGCCTACCGCAAGCAGGGACTGTGGGGGCTGGTCGACCACCGCACCACCCGTCGGCCCGTGCCTACCGGGCGCACCGACGAACGCGTCATCGCCGCCATCGAGGAAGCGCTGCGCCGCCAGCGCGGCCGTTCCAAGGGCACCGTCAAGGGCCTGATGCCCCTGGTCACACAGATCCTTACCGACCGGCACGGCCGCGGCACAGTGCCCGCCCCCTCCCAGGCCACCTTCTACCGGCTCGTCCACCAGCTCGCCGACCCCTCCGAACACCCCCACCGCCCCGCCCGTACTCTGCCCTCCCCGGCCGGCAGACGGGCGTTCACTCCGACCGTGGCGCTGCGGCCGGGCGAGCAGGTGCAGGTCGACACCACACGGCTGGACGTCCTGGCCGTCTTCGACGACGGCACCACCGGCCGACCCGAACTCACGATCGCCATAGATGTCGCCACCCGCGCCATCCTCGCCGCGGTCCTGCGCCCGGCCGGCACCAAGGCCGTCGACGCGGCCCTGCTGCTCGCCGAGATGGCCGTCCCGCACCCGGCCCGCCCCACCTGGCCCGACGCCCTGCGCCTCGCCCACACCCAACTCCCCCAGCTACAGCGGCTAATGGACCTGGACGAACGCCTTCAGGGCGCAGCCGCCCGGCCGGTCGTGGTGCCCGAGACGATCGTCGTGGACCGGGGCAAGATCTACCTGTCCACGGCGTTCAGCGCCGCCTGCGAAACCCTCGGCATCAGCGTCCAGCCCACCCCGCCCCACGCCCCCGCCGCCAAAGGCATCGTCGAACGCACCTTCGGCACCATCAACGCCCTGCTGTGCCAGCACCTGCCCGGCTACACCGGCTCCAACGTCACCCGCCGCGGACCGGACGCCGAACACGAGGCCTGCTTCAGCGTCGCCCAACTGCAGGACCTGCTGGACGAATGGCTGATCCACTACCACCACCGCCCCCACGAAGGCCTGCGCCACCCCACCCTGCCGAAGAAGGCTCTCACCCCGAACCAGATGTGGGCCGCGCTCATCGCCGTGACCGGCTACGTGCCCCTCCCCTTGAGCGGCAGCGACTACCTCGAACTGCTGCCGGTGCGCTGGCAGGCCATCACCGAACGCGGCATCCGCATCGACCACCGCACCTACGACCACGATGTCCTCGCCCCCTACCGCGGCCAGCCCTCCCCCGTCACCGCGCGCGGCGGCAAATGGGAAGTCCACACCAACCCCCACGACGCCCGCCAGGTCTGGATCCGCCTGCCCGACGGACACCTGACAGAGATCCCGTGGATCCACCGCGACCACATCCACCAGCCGTTCAACAGCGCCACCTGGCAGCACATCAAAACGATCACCACCCGCCACAGCGACCGCGACACCCACGAAGCCGACCTCGCCGACGCCCTCGACCAGCTCATGCGCCGCGCCCACACCGGCACCGCCACCCCCGGCGAACAGCGCCTGATCACCCGCGCCGCACCACTGAAAACACCCCCGCCCGCAGCCGGCACCCGCCCTCCCCACGATCCGGCCCCGCAGGCCGACGCCTGGGACGACGACAGCATCGACGACCTCGACGACCAGCCCGACGAACCAGAACAGGCCGACAGCGAAGACGAACTCGGACCCGGCGACACCAGCGACGTGCCCGTCCCGTACACCGGACTCGGCCTCTACGACCCCGCCCAGGAAGCCCTCAACTGGTGA
- a CDS encoding TnsA-like heteromeric transposase endonuclease subunit, whose protein sequence is MQTDTGSEWEAVFVDPLGQVVQQRWADAVLAVAFEELEPVSAFPVVPGRRWGPGQWWSATTGRHVACGSAAMRAQLTVLDRDPEVVGLAGRPVRLLWRDARGQVRSWVPQLFARHRDGTALLADCPNHLEAGGERAQRAATVLEAACAQAGWSYRRLEPLEKTLSANLKWLAGYRHPRNAGHPRLAAALREVFAQPQPLIEGVEAVGDPIEVLPAVFHALWHGHLTAPLDVPLNERVLVSTGAGGANGHGGPGSGEGQ, encoded by the coding sequence ATGCAGACGGATACCGGATCCGAGTGGGAGGCGGTCTTCGTCGATCCTCTCGGGCAGGTGGTGCAGCAGCGGTGGGCGGACGCGGTTCTCGCGGTGGCCTTCGAGGAGTTGGAGCCGGTGTCGGCGTTCCCGGTGGTGCCGGGGCGGCGGTGGGGTCCTGGGCAGTGGTGGTCGGCCACGACCGGCCGGCATGTGGCCTGCGGGTCGGCCGCGATGCGGGCGCAGCTGACGGTGCTGGACCGCGACCCCGAGGTGGTCGGCCTGGCCGGGCGGCCGGTGCGTCTGCTGTGGCGGGACGCGCGCGGCCAGGTCCGCTCGTGGGTGCCGCAGCTCTTCGCCCGCCACCGCGACGGCACCGCCCTGCTGGCCGACTGCCCCAACCACCTGGAGGCCGGCGGCGAGCGGGCGCAGCGTGCTGCGACGGTCCTTGAGGCGGCGTGCGCGCAGGCCGGCTGGAGCTACCGGCGCCTTGAGCCGCTGGAGAAGACGCTTTCGGCGAACCTGAAATGGCTGGCCGGGTACCGCCACCCCCGCAACGCCGGCCATCCCCGTCTCGCGGCCGCCCTGCGTGAGGTGTTCGCACAGCCGCAGCCGCTGATCGAGGGCGTCGAAGCGGTGGGCGACCCGATCGAAGTCCTGCCCGCCGTCTTCCACGCCCTGTGGCACGGACACCTCACCGCGCCCCTGGACGTACCGCTTAACGAGCGGGTCCTCGTCAGCACCGGCGCCGGCGGTGCGAACGGCCACGGCGGCCCGGGCAGCGGGGAGGGGCAGTGA
- a CDS encoding TniQ family protein, giving the protein MTHHPGLLRTVPLQGETTSSLICRIAGRYGMEAKVLRSCWHWRNYPPGHDGGGTRADAEVLLNTPGRQLLAGMCGVEEDVLARALPSWGQQDAKLSAGKNGVPAAAWRTGGAVAGPVAFGCRLCAARRTGTAVRVVRYAPRWERVCVRHGRWLLDADADQPLEYLDVQGVPEVAAAQRRWTGVARRAVRAGAEPERVFALAYAVVARWWEQALHWEREAVWPQRLHQVAGGNAGTELERWRIVGRDAAVFPEVVAVADALLDPAMAELVWRDSGAGRPRALPSNGAFCRRLGERVGRGWLGPLAATDYGGPLTSWMGAVIRIRRGAGGPPGYDNDPWWLRQEHQPATMAGQLRVLSKERSVPGSGTTWRSAVPAEQRALISSLVNDAEEQLTQLRGAQYGKTADAAQQLLGNLGHAATLIEQAVRESAAAALAAGMALEDLARWARLPADVLAEALADQPQRAARKGAVSKCQEAGRLCTGRDPQGTTSWPGTRDQNP; this is encoded by the coding sequence GTGACCCATCATCCCGGCCTGCTGCGGACAGTTCCCCTTCAGGGGGAGACGACCTCGTCGCTGATCTGCCGCATCGCGGGCCGTTACGGGATGGAAGCGAAGGTGTTGCGGTCGTGCTGGCATTGGCGCAACTACCCGCCGGGGCACGACGGCGGGGGCACGCGGGCCGACGCCGAGGTGCTGCTGAACACGCCCGGACGGCAGCTCCTGGCAGGCATGTGCGGCGTCGAGGAAGACGTGCTGGCGCGGGCGTTGCCGTCCTGGGGACAGCAGGACGCCAAGCTGTCGGCCGGAAAGAACGGCGTGCCGGCGGCCGCGTGGCGGACCGGGGGCGCGGTCGCCGGGCCGGTCGCCTTCGGCTGCCGTCTGTGCGCGGCCCGGCGCACGGGGACGGCCGTGCGGGTGGTGCGGTACGCGCCGCGATGGGAGCGGGTGTGTGTCCGGCACGGGCGGTGGCTCCTGGACGCCGACGCCGACCAGCCTCTTGAGTATCTGGACGTACAGGGTGTGCCGGAAGTGGCCGCGGCGCAGCGGCGGTGGACTGGTGTGGCGCGGCGGGCGGTACGGGCTGGAGCGGAGCCGGAGAGGGTGTTCGCTCTGGCTTATGCGGTGGTGGCCCGGTGGTGGGAGCAGGCCCTGCACTGGGAGCGCGAGGCGGTCTGGCCTCAGCGGCTGCACCAGGTCGCGGGCGGCAACGCCGGGACGGAGCTGGAGCGGTGGCGGATCGTGGGCCGGGACGCGGCCGTCTTCCCCGAGGTGGTGGCCGTGGCCGACGCGCTCCTTGACCCGGCGATGGCCGAGCTGGTGTGGAGGGACAGCGGTGCCGGGCGGCCGCGGGCGCTGCCCTCCAACGGGGCGTTCTGCCGCCGACTCGGTGAGCGCGTCGGGCGGGGGTGGCTGGGGCCGCTGGCGGCGACCGACTACGGCGGCCCGCTGACCTCGTGGATGGGCGCCGTCATCCGCATCCGTCGTGGCGCCGGCGGCCCGCCCGGCTACGACAACGATCCGTGGTGGCTGCGCCAGGAACACCAGCCCGCGACCATGGCCGGACAGTTGCGCGTCCTGTCCAAGGAACGCAGCGTGCCCGGCTCGGGCACCACGTGGCGCTCCGCGGTGCCGGCCGAGCAGCGGGCGCTGATCAGCAGCCTGGTCAACGACGCCGAAGAACAGCTGACCCAGCTGCGCGGCGCCCAGTACGGCAAGACCGCCGACGCCGCGCAGCAGTTGCTGGGCAACCTCGGCCATGCCGCCACACTGATCGAGCAGGCCGTACGGGAGAGCGCAGCAGCAGCCCTCGCGGCGGGGATGGCGCTGGAGGATCTGGCGCGCTGGGCCCGTCTGCCGGCCGATGTCCTGGCCGAGGCACTCGCGGACCAGCCGCAACGAGCGGCCAGGAAAGGAGCGGTGAGCAAGTGTCAGGAGGCAGGCAGGCTCTGCACGGGCCGCGATCCGCAGGGCACTACCTCATGGCCCGGCACTCGTGATCAAAATCCGTGA
- a CDS encoding RNA polymerase sigma factor, translating into MSEAAPGADFESFVLETIEAFSRLARVEAGDLHSAEDAVQDVYLNMYRRWATISAQEGSLTAYGRTAVKRAVIDQFRRNKRMVAVPVHELPETESGIGIPEAAYEMIKEGIDELVASLPERQREVITLCVLQDLSPAVVAQRLQIKEESVKRYIKAAANNLKKSINEHSEEATA; encoded by the coding sequence GTGAGCGAGGCCGCTCCGGGAGCGGACTTCGAGTCCTTCGTCCTCGAGACCATTGAGGCGTTCTCCCGACTGGCCCGGGTCGAGGCGGGCGACCTGCACAGCGCAGAAGACGCTGTGCAGGACGTCTACCTGAACATGTACCGGCGGTGGGCGACGATCTCTGCGCAAGAGGGGTCGCTCACCGCCTACGGCCGCACCGCGGTGAAACGGGCGGTCATCGACCAGTTTCGTCGGAACAAGCGGATGGTCGCGGTACCGGTTCATGAACTGCCCGAAACGGAATCAGGCATCGGCATCCCCGAGGCCGCCTACGAAATGATTAAGGAAGGCATCGACGAACTCGTCGCCAGCCTTCCTGAACGGCAGCGCGAGGTCATCACCCTGTGTGTTCTGCAGGACCTCAGCCCTGCCGTGGTTGCACAGCGCCTCCAGATAAAGGAGGAGTCGGTGAAGCGCTACATCAAAGCCGCCGCCAACAACCTGAAGAAGTCCATCAACGAACACAGCGAGGAGGCCACCGCATGA